The following coding sequences are from one Dreissena polymorpha isolate Duluth1 chromosome 8, UMN_Dpol_1.0, whole genome shotgun sequence window:
- the LOC127842433 gene encoding uncharacterized protein LOC127842433 isoform X1, with protein MFKKKAPPPSQPGGGRQSVSEPDAPERPPKPGTKPKEATPTPHDDDDMDDGTTLYNEVMDIVNNEEKNEPTLYEETAQESRRSNVPEPSQEEYTFVDEGPESRSKRKSFTYPNFTRTNSNNSTYEDTSEMEKIVANKRMQTPLPDLPTSHPPKKDPHSKGKTQSDPHLPPDVPAHTSDGNEEKRRPSAGVGVFGGMSVSMDTIREKKANLRKVPSIAEEPKSPEPETQTISFKSQLKPVNKPQISPKPSVGQTHNDHTTDWSKGLRKTSSKSPPVSPRSPTSPPNFSTADDPDAPPPLPNRPSGKATSQVHVAQNGSSDTIVKQSHVAQNGSTGGPRATSEAQFEEEDTYADGFSLIEPLSSSEWFHGCLSRDDAEAKLRETNQNGAYLVRKTDKDIPYKEKPYILSVMTKGDMYNLILRQRADGKYALGKEKENELAFERVEELLKFHKTEKLVLIRNGRETFTVLTSYPSAER; from the exons ATGTTCAAGAAAAAGGCTCCACCACCGTCCCAGCCAGGGGGCGGACGGCAATCCGTGTCTGAG CCAGATGCACCGGAACGACCACCAAAGCCTGGTACCAAACCTAAAGAAGCC ACGCCTACCCCACACGATGATGATGACATGGACGACGGCACGACGCTGTATAATGAGGTGATGGACATCGTTAACAACGAAGAGAAGAATGAG CCGACTTTATACGAGGAAACAGCCCAAGAGTCCCGGAGGTCGAATGTGCCCGAGCCTAGTCAGGAGGAGTACACATTCGTGGATGAAGGACCAGAG TCAAGATCCAAACGAAAAAGTTTCACTTACCCGAACTTTACGCGAACCAACTCAAATAAC TCCACCTATGAAGATACATCTGAGATGGAGAAGATAGTGGCTAATAAAAGG ATGCAGACTCCGCTTCCCGACCTACCGACCAGCCATCCGCCAAAGAAAGATCCACATTCAAAGGGGAAAACACAG AGTGATCCTCATTTACCTCCAG ACGTTCCAGCCCATACAAGCGACGGTAACGAAGAGAAACGGCGACCATCTGCCGGTGTCGGCGTCTTCGGCGGAATGTCTGTATCCATGGACACGATCAGGGAGAAAAAAGCGAACCTTCGTAAGGTGCCGTCGATTGCCGAGGAGCCGAAATCTCCCGAGCCAGAGACTCAGACTATTTCGTTCAAATCACAGCTGAAACCTGTCA ATAAACCGCAAATATCGCCTAAACCTTCGGTGGGACAGACTCAC AATGACCACACAACGGACTGGAGCAAAGGTCTACGCAAAACAAGCTCAAAGTCTCCCCCGGTTTCCCCACGCAGTCCGACTTCCCCTCCGAACTTTTCGACTGCCGACGATCCCGACGCACCTCCGCCGCTCCCAAACCGTCCTTCTGGTAAGGCCACGAGTCAAGTGCATGTGGCGCAGAACGGTTCGTCCGACACGATAGTGAAACAATCGCACGTCGCGCAAAACGGCTCAACGGGTGGTCCCCGTGCGACGAGTGAAGCTCAGTTCGAGGAGGAAGACACTTATGCGGATGGCTTTAGTCTG ATCGAGCCTCTGAGTTCCAGCGAGTGGTTCCATGGCTGCTTGTCGCGCGATGATGCGGAGGCAAAGCTGCGTGAGACAAACCAG AACGGGGCTTATCTGGTGCGGAAGACGGACAAGGATATACCGTACAAGGAGAAACCCTACATCCTGTCCGTTATGACGAAGGGGGATATGTACAACTTGATTCTCAGGCAGAGGGCAGACGGGAAATACGCCCTTGGCAAAGAGAAGGAAAACGAATTG GCGTTTGAACGTGTTGAAGAATTGTTGAAATTCCATAAAACTGAGAAATTGGTGCTCATTCGTAACGGACGGGAAACGTTTACAGTCCTCACCAGTTATCCATCAGCGGAAAGATGA
- the LOC127842433 gene encoding uncharacterized protein LOC127842433 isoform X2: MFKKKAPPPSQPGGGRQSVSEPDAPERPPKPGTKPKEATPTPHDDDDMDDGTTLYNEVMDIVNNEEKNEPTLYEETAQESRRSNVPEPSQEEYTFVDEGPESTYEDTSEMEKIVANKRMQTPLPDLPTSHPPKKDPHSKGKTQSDPHLPPDVPAHTSDGNEEKRRPSAGVGVFGGMSVSMDTIREKKANLRKVPSIAEEPKSPEPETQTISFKSQLKPVNKPQISPKPSVGQTHNDHTTDWSKGLRKTSSKSPPVSPRSPTSPPNFSTADDPDAPPPLPNRPSGKATSQVHVAQNGSSDTIVKQSHVAQNGSTGGPRATSEAQFEEEDTYADGFSLIEPLSSSEWFHGCLSRDDAEAKLRETNQNGAYLVRKTDKDIPYKEKPYILSVMTKGDMYNLILRQRADGKYALGKEKENELAFERVEELLKFHKTEKLVLIRNGRETFTVLTSYPSAER, from the exons ATGTTCAAGAAAAAGGCTCCACCACCGTCCCAGCCAGGGGGCGGACGGCAATCCGTGTCTGAG CCAGATGCACCGGAACGACCACCAAAGCCTGGTACCAAACCTAAAGAAGCC ACGCCTACCCCACACGATGATGATGACATGGACGACGGCACGACGCTGTATAATGAGGTGATGGACATCGTTAACAACGAAGAGAAGAATGAG CCGACTTTATACGAGGAAACAGCCCAAGAGTCCCGGAGGTCGAATGTGCCCGAGCCTAGTCAGGAGGAGTACACATTCGTGGATGAAGGACCAGAG TCCACCTATGAAGATACATCTGAGATGGAGAAGATAGTGGCTAATAAAAGG ATGCAGACTCCGCTTCCCGACCTACCGACCAGCCATCCGCCAAAGAAAGATCCACATTCAAAGGGGAAAACACAG AGTGATCCTCATTTACCTCCAG ACGTTCCAGCCCATACAAGCGACGGTAACGAAGAGAAACGGCGACCATCTGCCGGTGTCGGCGTCTTCGGCGGAATGTCTGTATCCATGGACACGATCAGGGAGAAAAAAGCGAACCTTCGTAAGGTGCCGTCGATTGCCGAGGAGCCGAAATCTCCCGAGCCAGAGACTCAGACTATTTCGTTCAAATCACAGCTGAAACCTGTCA ATAAACCGCAAATATCGCCTAAACCTTCGGTGGGACAGACTCAC AATGACCACACAACGGACTGGAGCAAAGGTCTACGCAAAACAAGCTCAAAGTCTCCCCCGGTTTCCCCACGCAGTCCGACTTCCCCTCCGAACTTTTCGACTGCCGACGATCCCGACGCACCTCCGCCGCTCCCAAACCGTCCTTCTGGTAAGGCCACGAGTCAAGTGCATGTGGCGCAGAACGGTTCGTCCGACACGATAGTGAAACAATCGCACGTCGCGCAAAACGGCTCAACGGGTGGTCCCCGTGCGACGAGTGAAGCTCAGTTCGAGGAGGAAGACACTTATGCGGATGGCTTTAGTCTG ATCGAGCCTCTGAGTTCCAGCGAGTGGTTCCATGGCTGCTTGTCGCGCGATGATGCGGAGGCAAAGCTGCGTGAGACAAACCAG AACGGGGCTTATCTGGTGCGGAAGACGGACAAGGATATACCGTACAAGGAGAAACCCTACATCCTGTCCGTTATGACGAAGGGGGATATGTACAACTTGATTCTCAGGCAGAGGGCAGACGGGAAATACGCCCTTGGCAAAGAGAAGGAAAACGAATTG GCGTTTGAACGTGTTGAAGAATTGTTGAAATTCCATAAAACTGAGAAATTGGTGCTCATTCGTAACGGACGGGAAACGTTTACAGTCCTCACCAGTTATCCATCAGCGGAAAGATGA